The genomic interval GTTCAGGGTGCCGGCATTGCGCTCAAACAGCGGCTGCAGCTCCATTTGCGCCATGGCCCGGCTCACCCCGTGCAGCTCGGCATAGCGCTGAGGCAGGTGCTCCAGCCAGAAGCGGTTGTCGTAATGCAGGTCGAGCAGGGTGCCGTCCATGTCCAGCAGGACGGTATCGATGGCAGACCAGGGAATAACAGGCATGGGAAACTCTCGATCAGTCGGCAAGCCACGGTATAGTAACCCGTTCACGCCAAGGAGCCGCCCCATGCGCCAGAAACCCACCGTCCTCAGCCGCGAAATCGTCGCCAGCAGCCGTCTGTTTCGCGTCGAAGCCGTGCAATTGCGCTTCAGCAATGGCACTGAGCGTACCTACGAGCGCCTGGTGGGCCGGGGTAACGGCTACGGCGCAGTGATGATCGTGGCCATGCTCGACGCCGAGCATGCCGTGCTGGTGGAGGAATACTGTGGTGGCACCGACGAATACGAGCTGTCGTTGCCCAAGGGCCTGATCGAGCCGGGCGAAGACGTGCTGGCGGCAGCCGACCGGGAGCTCAAGGAAGAAGCCGGTTTTGGCGCACGCCAGCTGGAGCACCTGACCGAGCTGTCGCTGTCGCCGGGCTACATGAGCCAGAAGATCCAGGTGGTACTGGCTACCGACTTGTACGAAGAGCGCCTGGAAGGCGATGAGCCAGAACCGA from Pseudomonas fortuita carries:
- the nudE gene encoding ADP compounds hydrolase NudE, coding for MRQKPTVLSREIVASSRLFRVEAVQLRFSNGTERTYERLVGRGNGYGAVMIVAMLDAEHAVLVEEYCGGTDEYELSLPKGLIEPGEDVLAAADRELKEEAGFGARQLEHLTELSLSPGYMSQKIQVVLATDLYEERLEGDEPEPMRVDKVNLRELSALAMHPQFTEGRALAALYLTRDLLIQRGLLEL